AACTTGTCTTTATAGATTTTTCCTTTTAGTATAAGCAAGCTCTTTTTATTTTTTTAAGTATAAATTTTTTATAATTAAGTTTTACTCTTTAGAATGAACAAAAAGAAAGCAGAGTAAAAGACTGCGCTCTATTGTTCAGTAACCTTTTTATCACTATTATCGCATTTCCTCCTGCCCGACGAGTATCGGGTTGCGATGATGTCGGGACCCCCAGGGGGCCGACATCTCCAATGGCCCCCTTACAAACTTTTCTAGTGAAAAGTTTTATCAAATACTTCTGACTGTTCCTGAGGCGGGTTTATTAGTCTGTGCACTTTAATGCAGGTAATTTTTGTTGTTGGTTTGTTTTACAATTACGAGTTAACAGGGATCCACTCTCAAGAAAGACGTCCGTTGGACGCCAGAATGGAAGTGGACCCTTGTAAAAGCGCACGCATTATCCTCTGCCAGTTCAACAGAAAAAACTTAAAGAAATTTTGGTGAAGCTTTTCCCAAAAGCTTCAATCACACACTTTGATGAAACTTTGCCCGGCAAAGTTTCAACGCTCAGATAAATTTTATAAGGGAATCCTCCATCAACCGGCGGGTTTAAGAACCGCGAACTTTGATGGGACTTTGCTCCGCAAAGTTTCCAGGCAAAGGTTTATAAAACGTCTCCGGAAACACTCTCCAGTCGTGAAAACCGTTGATAATTAGGGGTGATGCTCATGGGAAGGACTACTAAGGTTGGTTCAGCTGGAAGGTACGGTCCCAGGTACGGTCTCAAGATCAGGAGAAGGGTCGCGGCTGTTGAGGCCAAGATGAAGCAGAAGCACGTCTGCCCGGTCTGCGGAAGGAAGGCTGTCAGGAGGATAAGCACCGGCATATGGCAGTGCCAGAAGTGCGGAGCAACTTTCGCCGGCGGTGCCTACCTGCCGACCACTCCGGCCGGAAAGGTCGCCAAGCGTGTCACGGCCTCCAAGGCCTGACCCCTTTCCTTTGCTTAGTTTAGGGTGATAACCATGGTGATGGCCGTTTACCGCTGCGCAAAGTGTGGAAAGGAGGTCGAGCTCGACCTCGAAAACACCAGGGAAGTCCGCTGCCCCTACTGCGGCAGCAAGATACTCTACAAGCCCAGGCCCAGGGTGGCCAGGCGCGTAAAGGCGATCTGATTCTTTCGTTTCGAAAGCCTTTTATCGATTAAACGAATTTTGAGTGAGGGCTATGATGCTGATAACGACTTCCCACAGACCCACGAGGAGGACGAGGAGCTTCGGCCACGACCTGGAGAAGGTGTTCCCCAACTCGCTCTACCTGACCCGGGGAAAGAAAACGATACAGGATTTACTCATGGAGGCTTACGACAGGAACTACGAGCGACTTTTGATAGTCAACGTCTGGAAGGGGAACCCACTCAAGATGACCTTCATCAAGGTCGACCCCAACGACTGGGGCTACCTCGGCTATCTGTACCTCCACGGCATAAAGCTCCAGCGCGAGATTGGTTTCAGGGATATAAGGCCCATACGCGAGGAGATGCCGCTCGTGGTAACTACCGCCAAGCGCGTCGGCCTCGACCACGTTGCGTTCGCCCAGGTTTTCGCCGAGCTGACCGGCGGGAAGTTCGTTCCGAGAAGGGAGCGCTCGCTCCTCGGAATAGCAGACAGGTACAACACCGACGTGCTGAGCGTCATCGAGAGGCACCCGCGCGGAATGGCGGTGAACTTCTACCGCCTTGATGTTAGTAAGGAGAAGGCCGTTGGCCCGCTCATAAGCGTCAAGATCTGGATAATGGAGGACGGGCGGAGATGGGACTACAAAGAGGCGGCGTGGCTGAAGAAAAAACCTGGCCAATCGAAGGGGTGATCGAGCTCTCCTTTCCCGATGAGGAGACCGCGAGAATAGTTTACGAGAGCGTTCTGTACGAGCACGAGAGCGTACCATATCGGAGGAGCAGGATAGAGTTCCTCCGCGAGGGGAACAGGGTGATAATCCGCTTCCTTGCCCGGGACAACTCAGCTTTAAGGGGGACGCTCAATTCCTACCTCCGCTGGATCAAGGTCGCTATGGACTCGCTTGAGGTTTAGCCTAAACTATTTAAAGCCCATCCCTTATTCTAACCCGGCATTACGATTACGGAGGTGTTGGTTATGCAGAACATTCCGCCTCAGGTTCAGGCCATGCTCGGCCAGCTTGAGAACTATCAGGGACAGCTCCAGCTCGTCATCCAGCAGAAGCAGAAGGTTCAGCTTGAGCTCACAGAGGCCAAGAAGGCCTTGGAGGAGCTTGAGAAGGTCGATGATGGAACGGTCATATACAAGACCGTCGGAACGCTCATCGTCAAGACGGACAAGGCCAAGGCCATCGAGGAGCTGAAGGAGAAGGTCGAAACCCTTGAGGTCCGCCTGAACGCCCTTGAGAGGCAAGAGAAGAAGCTCAACGAGAAGCTTAAGGAGCTCACCGCGAAGATACAGAGTGCGCTCAGGCCCACAGCGGGCTGACCTCTTCTCTTTCATTTGGGTGGTAGCGATGGGCGAGGAAGCCAGCGGGAGGAAGGTTATCAACATTGGTCTGCCGGAGCTGAGCGAAGAGCAGCTCATAGAGGTCGGAGAGGTCGCTCAGGAGACGATAATCAAGCACGTCTTCGATGTCCTCAACAGGAGCGACGTCAAGGACATCGAAGTGACGATGAGGATAAACCGGAACGAGACCCTCGACCTTGAGGTTGAGGTTTACCTTGAGGTTCCGGTTTTTGTAAAGGTTGACGTTGAAGGGCTTATTGACGATGCCGTTGAGAAGGCCTACGCGGCCGTCGAGAGGAAGCTGAGGGAGATCGCGGATGAGGGGCAAAATAAGGCTTAAGCGCTTTCTTGAACGCTCACGGGATAGGTCTTTCATCCTCCTCTGCCACCACAACGCAGACCCCGATTCCCTCGGCTCGGCGATAGCCTTTGCCCTCTACCTGAAATCAATCGGCGTTGAGAAGGTGAGAATAGGCGTTGCCGAGAGCGTCTCCTCCTACGCGAAGAGACTGCTCACATTCTCACCCGTTCCGCTCGAAAAGGACCCCGTAGTTGCGGAAGAGGTCGTTGTAATCTTCGACACTTCATCCCTCGAACAGCTCGAACCCATCGAAATTCCGCGCGGTAAGACCGTTATCGTCATCGACCACCATGCCGAGAAGGAAAAGCCCATCCGGGCCCATATAGCCGTCGTCGATTCATCACGAACCTCCACGGCCGAGATAGTCTGGGAGCTGTTTAAATACCTAGACTTCTATGACAAGAAGGCCGTTAAGGCACTCCTGGCCGGAATAGTCACCGACACGGCAAACTTCCGCTTTGCGAACGCGAAGACCTTCAAGGCAGTGAGCGAGATGCTGGAGCGCTTTCCAGTTCAGATGGGCGAGATATTCCAGCTCGTGGCCCCTGTCAGCGACGAGAACATAGACCAGGCAAAGCGCATGGCCATCCTCAAGGCCTGCCAGAGAATGGAGATAAGGAAGTTCAGGAAGTACCTAATAGCCGTCTCAAGGGTTTCAGCCTACGAGTCCCTCGCCTGCAAGACGTTCCTGAACCTCGGGGCTGACATAGCCATAGTCGGAAGCGAGAAGAAGGGAGTGAGAATTTCCGCGAGGGCAAAGGAGAACCTCGTGAAGAAGGGCCTGCACCTCGGCAAAATCATGGAGAAGGTCGGGCCGGTTATAGACGGCTCGGGCGGCGGCCACGCTGGAGCGGCCGGGGCCAACGGGAAGAGGAACCTTGACGAGGCTATAAAGCTCATCCTGAAGGAGATTGAGAGGTTTTTGAGGGAGGTTGATTGATATGGCAAAGTGCCCGCTCTGCGGAAAGCCCCTCGACTGGGCGGAGTTAATCGGGCAGATGCTCGTCCTTGAGAACGCGGAGGAGATTTTCCGGGAGCGAGAAAGGTTCATGGAAACCTTTGAAGGCTTTGTCTTCAAGTGTCCCCACTGCGGTGAGGAGTTCTACGGCAAGAATCTACCGAGAAAAGAAGCCGAAAAGGTCTTTGAGCTCCTCAGAGAGTTCAAGGGCTCTATAG
This window of the Thermococcus thermotolerans genome carries:
- a CDS encoding 50S ribosomal protein L37ae, producing the protein MGRTTKVGSAGRYGPRYGLKIRRRVAAVEAKMKQKHVCPVCGRKAVRRISTGIWQCQKCGATFAGGAYLPTTPAGKVAKRVTASKA
- a CDS encoding DNA-directed RNA polymerase subunit P codes for the protein MVMAVYRCAKCGKEVELDLENTREVRCPYCGSKILYKPRPRVARRVKAI
- a CDS encoding ribosomal biogenesis protein, which produces MMLITTSHRPTRRTRSFGHDLEKVFPNSLYLTRGKKTIQDLLMEAYDRNYERLLIVNVWKGNPLKMTFIKVDPNDWGYLGYLYLHGIKLQREIGFRDIRPIREEMPLVVTTAKRVGLDHVAFAQVFAELTGGKFVPRRERSLLGIADRYNTDVLSVIERHPRGMAVNFYRLDVSKEKAVGPLISVKIWIMEDGRRWDYKEAAWLKKKPGQSKG
- the pcc1 gene encoding KEOPS complex subunit Pcc1; translated protein: MGLQRGGVAEEKTWPIEGVIELSFPDEETARIVYESVLYEHESVPYRRSRIEFLREGNRVIIRFLARDNSALRGTLNSYLRWIKVAMDSLEV
- a CDS encoding prefoldin subunit beta; translation: MQNIPPQVQAMLGQLENYQGQLQLVIQQKQKVQLELTEAKKALEELEKVDDGTVIYKTVGTLIVKTDKAKAIEELKEKVETLEVRLNALERQEKKLNEKLKELTAKIQSALRPTAG
- a CDS encoding DUF3194 domain-containing protein; the encoded protein is MGEEASGRKVINIGLPELSEEQLIEVGEVAQETIIKHVFDVLNRSDVKDIEVTMRINRNETLDLEVEVYLEVPVFVKVDVEGLIDDAVEKAYAAVERKLREIADEGQNKA
- a CDS encoding DHH family phosphoesterase — its product is MRGKIRLKRFLERSRDRSFILLCHHNADPDSLGSAIAFALYLKSIGVEKVRIGVAESVSSYAKRLLTFSPVPLEKDPVVAEEVVVIFDTSSLEQLEPIEIPRGKTVIVIDHHAEKEKPIRAHIAVVDSSRTSTAEIVWELFKYLDFYDKKAVKALLAGIVTDTANFRFANAKTFKAVSEMLERFPVQMGEIFQLVAPVSDENIDQAKRMAILKACQRMEIRKFRKYLIAVSRVSAYESLACKTFLNLGADIAIVGSEKKGVRISARAKENLVKKGLHLGKIMEKVGPVIDGSGGGHAGAAGANGKRNLDEAIKLILKEIERFLREVD